In Ailuropoda melanoleuca isolate Jingjing chromosome 7, ASM200744v2, whole genome shotgun sequence, one genomic interval encodes:
- the SURF2 gene encoding surfeit locus protein 2 isoform X1, whose amino-acid sequence MDELPADVCAFLREHPSLRLEPGAHKVKCVLTGHELPCRLPELQLYTRGKKYRRLVRASPAFDYAEFEPHIVPSTKNPHQLFCRLTLRHINKSPEHVLRHTQGRRYQRALREYEKCQKQGVEYVPACLLHKRRRREVQMDGAGPPRPREAFWEPASSDDSATASDSDDSMTDLYPPALFSRKGLGGTEPGDSTNDFLTEEEVEKPGRTAEKGPGDGEELEAARAPVRKRGKKQLNSSKKFKSHHRKAKSFSSFKQSG is encoded by the exons ATGGACGAGCTGCCGGCCGACGTGTGCGCTTTTCTGCGCGAACATCCGAGTCTGCGGCTGGAGCCCGGCGCCCACAAG GTGAAATGCGTCCTCACCGGCCACGAGCTGCCCTGCCGTCTGCCCGAACTCCAGCTCTACACCCGTGGCAAGAAGTACCGGCGGCTGGTCCGCGCCTCCCCGGCCTTCGACTACGCGGAGTTCGAGCCGCACATCGTGCCCAGCACCAAGAACCC GCACCAGCTGTTCTGCAGACTCACCCTGCGGCACATCAACAAGTCCCCAGAGCACGTGCTGAGGCACACGCAGGGCCGGCGGTACCAGAGAGCTCTGCGTGAAT ATGAAAAGTGTCAGAAGCAGGGTGTGGAGTAcgtgcctgcctgcctcctgcacaagaggagaaggagagaagtccAGATGGACGGCGCCGGGCCGCCTCGCCCGAGAGAGGCCTTCTGGGAACCTGCGTCTAGTGACGACAGCGCAACTGCGAGTGACAGTGACGACAGCATGACAGACCTGTACCCAC CCGCGTTGTTCTCCAGGAAGGGCCTGGGCGGAACCGAGCCTGGGGACAGCACCAATGACTTTCTGACAGAAGAGGAGGTCGAGAAGCCAGGGCGCACGGCAGAGAAGGGCCCCGGGGACGGAGAAGAGCTGGAAGCGGCCCGGGCGCCGGTGCGCAAGCGTGGGAAG AAGCAGTTGAACTCATCGAAGAAGTTCAAAAGCCATCATCGTAAAGCTAAGAGCTTCAGCTCTTTTAAACAGTCCGGTTAA
- the SURF2 gene encoding surfeit locus protein 2 isoform X2 — protein sequence MDELPADVCAFLREHPSLRLEPGAHKVKCVLTGHELPCRLPELQLYTRGKKYRRLVRASPAFDYAEFEPHIVPSTKNPHQLFCRLTLRHINKSPEHVLRHTQGRRYQRALREYEKCQKQGVEYVPACLLHKRRRREVQMDGAGPPRPREAFWEPASSDDSATASDSDDSMTDLYPPALFSRKGLGGTEPGDSTNDFLTEEEVEKPGRTAEKGPGDGEELEAARAPVRKRGKQLNSSKKFKSHHRKAKSFSSFKQSG from the exons ATGGACGAGCTGCCGGCCGACGTGTGCGCTTTTCTGCGCGAACATCCGAGTCTGCGGCTGGAGCCCGGCGCCCACAAG GTGAAATGCGTCCTCACCGGCCACGAGCTGCCCTGCCGTCTGCCCGAACTCCAGCTCTACACCCGTGGCAAGAAGTACCGGCGGCTGGTCCGCGCCTCCCCGGCCTTCGACTACGCGGAGTTCGAGCCGCACATCGTGCCCAGCACCAAGAACCC GCACCAGCTGTTCTGCAGACTCACCCTGCGGCACATCAACAAGTCCCCAGAGCACGTGCTGAGGCACACGCAGGGCCGGCGGTACCAGAGAGCTCTGCGTGAAT ATGAAAAGTGTCAGAAGCAGGGTGTGGAGTAcgtgcctgcctgcctcctgcacaagaggagaaggagagaagtccAGATGGACGGCGCCGGGCCGCCTCGCCCGAGAGAGGCCTTCTGGGAACCTGCGTCTAGTGACGACAGCGCAACTGCGAGTGACAGTGACGACAGCATGACAGACCTGTACCCAC CCGCGTTGTTCTCCAGGAAGGGCCTGGGCGGAACCGAGCCTGGGGACAGCACCAATGACTTTCTGACAGAAGAGGAGGTCGAGAAGCCAGGGCGCACGGCAGAGAAGGGCCCCGGGGACGGAGAAGAGCTGGAAGCGGCCCGGGCGCCGGTGCGCAAGCGTGGGAAG CAGTTGAACTCATCGAAGAAGTTCAAAAGCCATCATCGTAAAGCTAAGAGCTTCAGCTCTTTTAAACAGTCCGGTTAA
- the LOC100482355 gene encoding surfeit locus protein 1 isoform X2 yields MPPGPEVLAGDGGGRAVAGAAGGGAGGGLAWEPSRCGSSAAEAPAPKAQDDSFLQWFLLVIPVTAFGLGTWQVQRRKWKLQLIAELESRVAAEPIPLPADPMELKNLEYRPVKVRGHFDHSKELYMMPRTMVDPAREAREAGRLSSSPETGAYVITPFHCTDLGITILVNRGFVPRKKVNPDTRQKGQILGEVDLVGMVRLTETRKPFVPENNPERNHWHYRDLEAMARLTGADPIFIDADFQSTVPGGPIGGQTRVALRNEHMQYIITWYGLCAATSYLWFKKFLRRTPGV; encoded by the exons ATGCCTCCAGGCCCGGAAGTGCTGGCGGGCGATGGCGGCGGCCGCGCGGTGGCTGGGGCTGCGGgcggcggggccgggggcg GGTTGGCCTGGGAGCCAAGCAGGTGTGGCAGTTCTGCAGCTGAGGCACCTGCCCCAAAAGCGCAAGACGACTCCTTCCTCCAGTGGTTCCTGCTTGTTATTCCTGTGACTGCCTTTGGCCTGGGGACATGGCAG GTCCAACGTCGAAAGTGGAAGCTACAGCTGATCGCAGAGCTGGAGTCTAGAGTTGCGGCCGAGCCCATCCCCCTGCCAGCAGA CCCAATGGAACTGAAGAATCTGGAGTACAGGCCAGTGAAGGTCAGGGGGCACTTCGACCACTCCAAGGAGCTGTACATGATGCCTCGGACCATGGTGGACCCTGCCCGGGAGGCCCGGGAGGCCGGCCGTCTCTCTTCCTCGCCCGAGACTGGTGCCTACGTCATCACCCCTTTCCACTGCACTGACCTGGG AATCACCATCCTGGTAAATAGAGGGTTTGTCCCCAGGAAGAAGGTAAATCCTGATACACGGCAGAAAGGCCAG attctGGGAGAAGTAGACCTAGTTGGGATGGTGAGGCTGACAGAAACTAGAAAGCCCTTTGTCCCGGAGAACAATCCAGAAAGGAACCACTGGCATTACCGGGACCTGGAGGCCATGGCCAGGCTCACGGGCGCAGACCCCATCTTCATTGACGCAGACTTCC AGAGCACAGTCCCTGGAGGACCCATTGGAGGCCAAACGCGAGTCGCTCTGAGGAATGAGCACATGCAGTACATCATCACCTG GTATGGACTCTGTGCAGCTACATCCTACCTGTGGTTTAAGAAATTCCTACGTCGGACTCCTGGTGTGTGA
- the LOC100482355 gene encoding surfeit locus protein 1 isoform X1, whose protein sequence is MAAAARWLGLRAAGPGAAPPRAVRRSVLAVPLRAGLAWEPSRCGSSAAEAPAPKAQDDSFLQWFLLVIPVTAFGLGTWQVQRRKWKLQLIAELESRVAAEPIPLPADPMELKNLEYRPVKVRGHFDHSKELYMMPRTMVDPAREAREAGRLSSSPETGAYVITPFHCTDLGITILVNRGFVPRKKVNPDTRQKGQILGEVDLVGMVRLTETRKPFVPENNPERNHWHYRDLEAMARLTGADPIFIDADFQSTVPGGPIGGQTRVALRNEHMQYIITWYGLCAATSYLWFKKFLRRTPGV, encoded by the exons ATGGCGGCGGCCGCGCGGTGGCTGGGGCTGCGGgcggcggggccgggggcg GCCCCTCCCCGCGCGGTCAGGAGGAGCGTCCTTGCGGTCCCCCTGCGCGCAG GGTTGGCCTGGGAGCCAAGCAGGTGTGGCAGTTCTGCAGCTGAGGCACCTGCCCCAAAAGCGCAAGACGACTCCTTCCTCCAGTGGTTCCTGCTTGTTATTCCTGTGACTGCCTTTGGCCTGGGGACATGGCAG GTCCAACGTCGAAAGTGGAAGCTACAGCTGATCGCAGAGCTGGAGTCTAGAGTTGCGGCCGAGCCCATCCCCCTGCCAGCAGA CCCAATGGAACTGAAGAATCTGGAGTACAGGCCAGTGAAGGTCAGGGGGCACTTCGACCACTCCAAGGAGCTGTACATGATGCCTCGGACCATGGTGGACCCTGCCCGGGAGGCCCGGGAGGCCGGCCGTCTCTCTTCCTCGCCCGAGACTGGTGCCTACGTCATCACCCCTTTCCACTGCACTGACCTGGG AATCACCATCCTGGTAAATAGAGGGTTTGTCCCCAGGAAGAAGGTAAATCCTGATACACGGCAGAAAGGCCAG attctGGGAGAAGTAGACCTAGTTGGGATGGTGAGGCTGACAGAAACTAGAAAGCCCTTTGTCCCGGAGAACAATCCAGAAAGGAACCACTGGCATTACCGGGACCTGGAGGCCATGGCCAGGCTCACGGGCGCAGACCCCATCTTCATTGACGCAGACTTCC AGAGCACAGTCCCTGGAGGACCCATTGGAGGCCAAACGCGAGTCGCTCTGAGGAATGAGCACATGCAGTACATCATCACCTG GTATGGACTCTGTGCAGCTACATCCTACCTGTGGTTTAAGAAATTCCTACGTCGGACTCCTGGTGTGTGA
- the LOC100482355 gene encoding surfeit locus protein 1 isoform X3, whose protein sequence is MELKNLEYRPVKVRGHFDHSKELYMMPRTMVDPAREAREAGRLSSSPETGAYVITPFHCTDLGITILVNRGFVPRKKVNPDTRQKGQILGEVDLVGMVRLTETRKPFVPENNPERNHWHYRDLEAMARLTGADPIFIDADFQSTVPGGPIGGQTRVALRNEHMQYIITWYGLCAATSYLWFKKFLRRTPGV, encoded by the exons ATGGAACTGAAGAATCTGGAGTACAGGCCAGTGAAGGTCAGGGGGCACTTCGACCACTCCAAGGAGCTGTACATGATGCCTCGGACCATGGTGGACCCTGCCCGGGAGGCCCGGGAGGCCGGCCGTCTCTCTTCCTCGCCCGAGACTGGTGCCTACGTCATCACCCCTTTCCACTGCACTGACCTGGG AATCACCATCCTGGTAAATAGAGGGTTTGTCCCCAGGAAGAAGGTAAATCCTGATACACGGCAGAAAGGCCAG attctGGGAGAAGTAGACCTAGTTGGGATGGTGAGGCTGACAGAAACTAGAAAGCCCTTTGTCCCGGAGAACAATCCAGAAAGGAACCACTGGCATTACCGGGACCTGGAGGCCATGGCCAGGCTCACGGGCGCAGACCCCATCTTCATTGACGCAGACTTCC AGAGCACAGTCCCTGGAGGACCCATTGGAGGCCAAACGCGAGTCGCTCTGAGGAATGAGCACATGCAGTACATCATCACCTG GTATGGACTCTGTGCAGCTACATCCTACCTGTGGTTTAAGAAATTCCTACGTCGGACTCCTGGTGTGTGA
- the RPL7A gene encoding 60S ribosomal protein L7a yields the protein MPKGKKAKGKKVAPAPAVVKKQEAKKVVNPLFEKRPKNFGIGQDIQPKRDLTRFVKWPRYIRLQRQRAILYKRLKVPPAINQFTQALDRQTATQLLKLAHKYRPETKQEKKQRLLARAEKKAAGKGDVPTKRPPVLRAGVNTVTTLVENKKAQLVVIAHDVDPIELVVFLPALCRKMGVPYCIIKGKARLGRLVHRKTCTTVAFTQVNSEDKGALAKLVEAVRTNYNDRYDEIRRHWGGNVLGPKSVARIAKLEKAKAKELATKLG from the exons ATG CCGAAAGGGAAGAAGGCGAAGGGAAAGAAGGTGGCCCCGGCCCCTGCTGTCGTGAAGAAGCAGGAGGCCAAGAAGGTGGTCAATCCCCTGTTCGAGAAAAGGCCCAAGAATTTCGGCATCG GACAGGACATCCAGCCCAAAAGGGATCTCACCCGCTTTGTCAAATGGCCCCGCTACATCCGGCTGCAGCGGCAAAGGGCTATTCTCTACAAACGTCTAAAAGTGCCTCCCGCAATTAACCAGTTCACCCAGGCCTTGGACCGCCAGACAG CTACTCAACTGCTTAAGCTGGCCCACAAGTACCGACCAGAGACAAAGCAGGAGAAGAAGCAGAGATTGTTGGCCCGGGCTGAGAAGAAAGCTGCAGGCAAAGGGGATGTCCCGACTAAGAGGCCGCCTGTCCTTCGAGCAG GGGTTAACACTGTCACCACCTTGGTGGAAAACAAGAAGGCTCAGCTGGTAGTGATTGCACACGATGTGGATCCCATTGAG CTGGTGGTTTTCCTGCCTGCCCTGTGTCGTAAGATGGGGGTTCCCTACTGCATTATCAAGGGGAAGGCCAGGCTGGGGCGTCTGGTCCACAGGAAGACCTGCACCACTGTCGCCTTCACACAGGTCAACTC GGAAGACAAGGGCGCTCTGGCAAAGCTGGTGGAAGCCGTCAGGACCAATTACAATGACAGATACGATGAG ATCCGCCGCCACTGGGGAGGCAACGTCCTGGGGCCGAAGTCTGTGGCTCGCATCGCCAAGTTGGAAAAGGCAAAGGCTAAAGAACTGGCCACCAAACTGGGCTAA
- the MED22 gene encoding mediator of RNA polymerase II transcription subunit 22 isoform X1 yields MAQQRALPQSKETLLQSYNKRLKDDVKSIMDNFTEIIKTAKIEDETQVSRATQGEQDNYEMHVRAANIVRAGESLMKLVSDLKQFLILNDFPSVNEAIDQRNQQLRALQEECDRKLIALRDEISIDLYELEEEYYSSSSSLCEAHDLPLCEAYWRLDLDTDSADGLSAPVLASPEPTTGPMQAAVPAHSHASGPGPSEHT; encoded by the exons ATGGCCCAGCAGAGAGCCCTGCCGCAAAGCAAGGAGACGCTGCTGCAGTCTTACAACAAGCGGCTCAAGGACGACGTCAAGTCCATCATGGACAACTTCACCGAGATCATCAAGACCGCCAAG ATCGAGGACGAGACGCAAGTGTCGAGGGCCACTCAGGGTGAGCAGGACAATTACGAGATGCACGTTCGAGCTGCCAACATT GTCCGAGCCGGTGAGTCCCTGATGAAACTGGTGTCTGACCTCAAGCAGTTCCTCATCCTCAATGACTTCCCGTCAGTGAACGAGGCCATCGACCAGCGCAACCAGCAGCTGCGAGCCCTGCAGGAGGAGTGTGACAGGAAGCTCATTGCCCTGCGCGATGAGATCTCCATCGACCTGTACGAGCTGGAGGAGGAGTATTACTCCTCCAG CTCAAGTCTTTGTGAAGCTCATGACCTGCCTCTGTGCGAAGCGTACTGGAGGCTGGACCTCGACACAGACTCTGCTGATGGCCTCTCGGCCCCTGTGCTGGCATCCCCGGAGCCCACCACTGGCCCCATGCAGGCTGCGGTCCCTGCCCACTCACATGCCAGTGGCCCTGGCCCCTCGGAGCACACCTGA
- the MED22 gene encoding mediator of RNA polymerase II transcription subunit 22 isoform X2, which yields MAQQRALPQSKETLLQSYNKRLKDDVKSIMDNFTEIIKTAKIEDETQVSRATQGEQDNYEMHVRAANIVRAGESLMKLVSDLKQFLILNDFPSVNEAIDQRNQQLRALQEECDRKLIALRDEISIDLYELEEEYYSSRETASERRNTSRGVGEEEAGSQRRSPMWDSIPQRRDHALSRRQTLNDCATQAPL from the exons ATGGCCCAGCAGAGAGCCCTGCCGCAAAGCAAGGAGACGCTGCTGCAGTCTTACAACAAGCGGCTCAAGGACGACGTCAAGTCCATCATGGACAACTTCACCGAGATCATCAAGACCGCCAAG ATCGAGGACGAGACGCAAGTGTCGAGGGCCACTCAGGGTGAGCAGGACAATTACGAGATGCACGTTCGAGCTGCCAACATT GTCCGAGCCGGTGAGTCCCTGATGAAACTGGTGTCTGACCTCAAGCAGTTCCTCATCCTCAATGACTTCCCGTCAGTGAACGAGGCCATCGACCAGCGCAACCAGCAGCTGCGAGCCCTGCAGGAGGAGTGTGACAGGAAGCTCATTGCCCTGCGCGATGAGATCTCCATCGACCTGTACGAGCTGGAGGAGGAGTATTACTCCTCCAG agagacagccagcgagagaaggaacacaagcaggggagtgggagaggaagaagcaggctcccagcggagaagcccgatgtgggactcaatcccccaacgccgggatcacgccttgagccgaaggcagacgcttaacgactgcgctacccaggcgcccctctaa